The following coding sequences lie in one Lolium perenne isolate Kyuss_39 chromosome 2, Kyuss_2.0, whole genome shotgun sequence genomic window:
- the LOC127331236 gene encoding pentatricopeptide repeat-containing protein At1g10270 yields the protein MAALYRRLHLLRRLSQPHLLPSAPKPALASALLPTSRHFSFASAEDAAAERRRRKRQLRIEPPLHAQRRDPSHRPPPRDPNAPRLPDTVSSLVGPRLSLHNRVQSLIRSGDLDGAAAEARAAIPTRVRPTVFTCNAVAAAMVRAGRHGDAVALFDSFFRRHGAIVPNVVSYNTLILAHCEAARVDQALQAYREMLGGGATSFPPSAVSYRHLTRGLVAAGRIQDALELLHAMFHRGHGADSIVYKNLIDGYIGVNNWDKAFQLFDELREKAAVYDGVVHTSFMEGYWKRGMDREAMENYKSLLDRNFRMTPATCNVLLETLFEHGKRAEANDLWETMIDNHTPPSFIGMNSESYNVMVNQCFKEGRFREAVEVFHRQPRRNVQMDVGCFNNIIGKLCENGMVAEAEKLFQEMESKSVLPDVYTYTYMVDSCFKEGRVDDTLQYFYKMADGREHGPKFNIGFFNRMFQGLSEAGRVDDALKVYGRMPDKEIKPNTTTFEILVKALCKEGELDRALELVRDMARSGVVAPPEFQETVGEIFKNADRHEEMEKAFEEKPAPLPPKPRPEVRPHSSPQGLAGFASNQTRGSYTPHQGQAGYSSPQPFHPRNGASQVRQPEWMSPNPQQPVFGNQEVKKEEVAASNKWQQDIPSEEKQPGIALPQDKQPEFGTSRPWQQAVSAAQVQQPYFGPAPPVQPVFTTQPQQPTDIARHTQHPGYDTSCQWQTAYGTHQGQQPGHGTHQAQQPDHGARQAQQPDHGAHQAHQLGYGAHQAQQPGYGTHQGQQSGYGAQLGQQPGYGAQQAQQPGYGVHQPSRTSFGAPEAPQSSLGSAQNLPSYGQVGNKHDQIGSPHQGRPAFGTQPQQDFSAQSPDTMAVKYSQRY from the coding sequence ATGGCGGCGCTCTACCGCCGTCTccacctcctccgccgcctctccCAGCCCCACCTCCTCCCTTCCGCCCCCAAGCCGGCCCTCGCCTCCGCCCTCCTCCCTACCTCCCGCCACTTCTCATTCGCCTCCGCCGAGGACGCCGCCGCCGAGCGCCGCCGCCGGAAGCGCCAGCTCCGCATCGAGCCGCCGCTCCACGCCCAGCGCCGCGACCCCTCGCACCGCCCGCCCCCGCGCGACCCCAACGCGCCCCGCCTCCCCGACACCGTCTCCTCGCTCGTCGGCCCGCGCCTCAGCCTCCACAACCGCGTGCAGTCCCTCATCCGCTCCGGCGACCTCGACGGCGCCGCCGCCGAGGCCCGCGCCGCCATCCCCACCCGCGTCCGCCCCACCGTCTTCACCTGCAACGCAGTCGCCGCCGCCATGGTCCGCGCCGGCCGCCACGGCGACGCCGTCGCGCTCTTCGACTCCTTCTTCCGCCGCCACGGCGCCATCGTCCCCAACGTCGTCTCCTACAACACCCTCATCCTCGCGCACTGCGAGGCCGCCCGCGTCGACCAGGCGCTCCAGGCCTACCGGGAGATGCTCGGCGGCGGCGCCACCTCCTTCCCCCCGTCCGCCGTCTCCTACCGCCACCTCACCAGGGGGCTCGTCGCCGCCGGCCGCATCCAGGACGCGCTCGAGCTCCTCCACGCCATGTTCCACCGCGGCCACGGCGCCGACTCCATCGTCTACAAGAACCTCATCGACGGGTACATCGGCGTCAACAATTGGGACAAGGCCTTCCAGCTCTTCGACGAGCTCCGGGAGAAGGCCGCCGTCTACGACGGCGTCGTGCACACCAGCTTCATGGAGGGGTACTGGAAGAGAGGCATGGACAGGGAGGCCATGGAGAATTACAAGTCCCTGCTCGACAGGAACTTCAGGATGACGCCCGCCACCTGCAACGTGCTGCTCGAGACGCTCTTCGAGCACGGCAAGCGTGCCGAGGCGAACGACCTGTGGGAGACCATGATTGACAACCACACCCCGCCGAGCTTCATCGGCATGAACAGCGAGTCCTACAACGTCATGGTCAACCAGTGCTTCAAGGAGGGCAGGTTCCGTGAGGCGGTCGAGGTGTTCCACCGCCAGCCCAGGCGGAACGTTCAGATGGACGTCGGCTGCTTCAACAACATCATCGGGAAGCTCTGTGAGAACGGGATGGTTGCGGAGGCGGAGAAGCTCTTCCAGGAGATGGAGAGCAAGTCGGTGCTTCCAGATGTGTACACCTACACTTACATGGTCGACTCGTGTTTCAAGGAAGGCCGTGTGGATGACACGCTGCAGTACTTCTACAAAATGGCGGATGGAAGGGAGCATGGCCCAAAGTTCAATATCGGCTTCTTCAATCGGATGTTTCAAGGACTATCAGAAGCTGGGCGGGTCGATGATGCTTTAAAGGTCTACGGAAGGATGCCTGACAAGGAGATCAAGCCGAACACGACCACATTTGAAATCCTGGTTAAGGCATTGTGCAAGGAAGGGGAATTGGATAGAGCACTGGAACTGGTCAGGGATATGGCAAGGAGTGGAGTTGTCGCTCCTCCTGAGTTCCAGGAGACTGTCGGTGAGATTTTCAAGAATGCCGATCGGCACGAAGAGATGGAGAAAGCTTTTGAAGAAAAACCAGCGCCACTGCCTCCTAAGCCAAGACCAGAGGTGCGCCCTCACAGTTCACCCCAGGGGCTAGCAGGATTTGCATCTAATCAGACACGGGGCAGCTACACACCTCACCAAGGCCAAGCAGGCTATAGTTCTCCTCAACCATTCCATCCTCGCAATGGTGCATCTCAAGTGCGGCAACCCGAGTGGATGTCTCCTAACCCTCAGCAGCCTGTGTTTGGAAACCAAGAGGTTAAAAAAGAAGAAGTTGCTGCTTCCAATAAATGGCAGCAGGACATTCCTTCTGAAGAAAAACAACCTGGGATTGCTCTACCCCAAGATAAACAGCCAGAATTTGGTACCTCTCGCCCTTGGCAGCAAGCAGTTAGTGCTGCTCAAGTGCAGCAACCTTATTTTGGGCCAGCTCCACCGGTGCAGCCTGTATTTACTACTCAGCCGCAACAACCAACAGATATCGCTCGTCATACTCAACATCCCGGGTATGACACATCTTGTCAGTGGCAGACAGCATATGGTACTCATCAAGGGCAACAGCCAGGCCATGGCACTCATCAAGCACAACAGCCAGACCATGGTGCTCGTCAAGCACAACAACCAGACCATGGTGCTCATCAAGCACACCAGCTCGGATATGGGGCTCACCAAGCACAGCAGCCTGGTTATGGCACTCATCAAGGGCAACAGTCTGGGTATGGCGCTCAGCTAGGGCAACAGCCTGGGTATGGCGCTCAGCAAGCGCAACAGCCTGGGTATGGTGTTCATCAGCCATcacggacatcatttggtgctccTGAAGCACCACAGTCTAGTTTGGGCTCTGCTCAGAATCTCCCAAGCTATGGCCAGGTAGGAAATAAGCATGATCAGATCGGATCTCCTCATCAGGGCAGGCCAGCATTTGGCACTCAGCCACAGCAGGACTTTAGTGCTCAGTCCCCAGACACAATGGCTGTCAAATACAGTCAGCGTTACTAG
- the LOC127331237 gene encoding glycosyltransferase BC10 → MPPGGAVVVDSSNGKDCSYATAARSFPAKLSRPLLLFAVLATGFLAAPSLLFLGGSGAAASSYYGLPSLPVPDVLLAAVRSAPCAEEKEVYRWWARPPSKSAWHSMSDEELLWAASFEPRAAPPPRPSTPRKVAFLFLTRGPLPLAPLWERFFHGTGGTAGRGRKLFSVYVHTTPGYRLDFPPSSPFHRRQVPSKATEWGMPSVVDAERRLLANALLDLDNERFVLVSESCIPLHPLATIHAYLTRSAHSFVAVVDDPGRDGLGRYPAGLAPEVPVSRWRKGTQWFELHRSLAVFVVADGRYYPRFREECLPRCYVDEHYLPTVLTMEEPGSLANRSVTLVDWSRGGAHPARFGARDVGEEFLERLAGKKEKGSCMYNGQLVEVCFLFARKFAPDALQKLLELSPRILGY, encoded by the exons ATGCCGCCGGGAGGGGCAGTGGTGGTCGACAGCAGCAACGGCAAAGACTGCAGCTACGCGACGGCAGCAAGGAGCTTCCCGGCGAAGCTTTCCAGGCCGCTGCTTCTCTTCGCGGTGCTCGCCACCGGCTTTCTCGCGGCGCCGTCTCTCCTCTTCCTCGGTGGCAGCGGGGCCGCCGCCTCCAGCTACTACGGCCTCCCGAGTCTCCCCGTCCCCGACGTCCTCCTGGCGGCCGTGAGATCGGCGCCGTGCGCGGAGGAGAAGGAGGTGTATCGGTGGTGGGCGCGGCCGCCGTCCAAGAGCGCGTGGCACAGCatgagcgacgaggagcttctgtgggcggCGTCGTTCGagcccagggccgcgccgccgccgcggccatcGACGCCGAGGAAGGTGGCGTTCCTCTTCCTCACGCGCGGCCCGCTGCCGCTAGCACCGCTATGGGAGAGGTTCTTCCACGGCACCGGCGGTACCGCCGGACGCGGCAGGAAGCTATTCTCCGTGTACGTCCACACCACCCCGGGGTACCGCCTCGACTTCCCGCCGTCGTCGCCGTTCCACCGCCGCCAGGTCCCCAGCAAG GCCACAGAGTGGGGGATGCCGAGCGTGGTGGACGCCGAGCGGCGGCTGCTGGCGAACGCGCTGCTGGACCTCGACAACGAGCGCTTCGTCCTCGTCTCCGAGTCATGCATCCCTCTCCACCCTCTAGCCACCATCCACGCCTACCTGACCCGCTCCGCCCACAGCTTTGTCGCCGTCGTCGATGACCCGGGCCGAGATGGCCTTGGTCGGTATCCCGCCGGCCTAGCCCCAGAAGTGCCAGTCTCGCGGTGGCGCAAGGGCACGCAATGGTTCGAGCTCCACCGGTCGCTCGCCGTGTTCGTGGTCGCCGATGGCCGCTACTACCCGAGGTTCCGGGAGGAGTGCCTGCCGCGGTGCTACGTGGACGAGCACTACCTCCCCACGGTGCTCACCATGGAGGAGCCCGGGAGCCTCGCGAACCGCAGCGTGACCTTGGTCGACTGGAGCCGCGGCGGCGCACACCCCGCGAGGTTTGGTGCCAGGGATGTGGGGGAGGAATTCCTGGAGAGGCTGGCGGGGAAGAAGGAGAAGGGGAGCTGTATGTACAATGGGCAGCTGGTGGAGGTGTGTTTTCTGTTCGCCAGGAAGTTCGCTCCTGACGCGTTGCAGAAGCTGCTCGAGCTTTCCCCCAGGATCCTCgggtactag